From a region of the Leptospirales bacterium genome:
- a CDS encoding RnfABCDGE type electron transport complex subunit D, whose protein sequence is MKAANPYYTPLLDARYFQIVALAGILVYSQCCLSFGPNWTAVALAILAALAVQWIASKMVGLAHFEYRSALISGLGLCNLLRSDSAWIYALAAGIAIAGKFVFRVRGKHVFNPTNLAIVLLLLADSAWTSAGQWGASAIFVFALVCGGGLVTLRAMRADLTLSFLLAFAAIAFGRSFYLGDPLAVPLHRLQNGSLLIFAFFMISDPRSTPDRRAARIFFAALVAFVAAWIEFGLYRNNGVFWALALCSPLSPLLDRLAPASRHEWDGESMGGHLRRVLRLPGGEEKSARDVLNPM, encoded by the coding sequence ATGAAGGCCGCGAACCCATACTATACGCCATTGCTCGATGCGCGCTATTTCCAAATTGTTGCGCTCGCTGGAATTTTAGTCTACAGCCAGTGTTGTTTATCGTTTGGCCCGAACTGGACTGCGGTTGCGCTGGCAATACTCGCAGCCCTGGCCGTTCAGTGGATTGCCAGCAAGATGGTTGGCCTGGCGCACTTTGAATACCGCAGTGCGCTGATCAGCGGCCTTGGACTCTGCAATCTCCTGCGCAGTGATTCCGCCTGGATCTACGCTCTAGCGGCCGGCATTGCCATCGCCGGGAAGTTTGTATTCCGCGTGCGCGGGAAGCACGTCTTCAACCCGACAAACCTCGCCATTGTTCTCTTGTTGCTTGCCGACTCCGCCTGGACTTCCGCCGGGCAATGGGGCGCCTCGGCGATATTCGTCTTTGCACTGGTCTGCGGCGGCGGACTGGTCACGCTGCGCGCTATGCGCGCCGATCTAACCTTGAGCTTCTTGCTTGCCTTCGCAGCCATTGCATTCGGCCGATCGTTCTATCTCGGCGATCCCCTGGCCGTTCCGCTGCACCGCCTGCAGAACGGATCGCTTTTGATTTTCGCCTTTTTCATGATCTCTGATCCGCGCAGCACGCCGGATCGCCGCGCGGCCAGAATCTTTTTTGCCGCCCTGGTCGCGTTCGTGGCCGCCTGGATTGAATTTGGTCTCTATCGAAACAATGGCGTCTTCTGGGCCCTGGCTCTGTGCTCGCCGCTTAGCCCCTTGCTGGATCGCCTCGCGCCCGCGTCGCGTCACGAGTGGGACGGAGAATCCATGGGCGGACATCTGCGACGCGTTCTGCGTCTGCCTGGCGGCGAAGAGAAATCCGCCAGGGACGTCTTGAATCCTATGTAG
- a CDS encoding SH3 domain-containing protein: protein MDHIRTSCALLLLLATASALLAEEMVVTASELRLRRLPDQNAAVVGRLHFGEIVQLQGAPGPAATLSGRSGRWRQVRGGSGAGWAFDAYLHSLPRGDRSAQLLQLAAKRLGDEALTFSEAKAVCDFLSAQRAVRRGDGALPWELAFYQCVGRTSALVASDADSTQREWLQANGALLREHELAGIYVLKSELLWDRARALGRKPIAEDFAWTAAGVLLGGECEGFLDCDLSAWINTYGEFLKRYPRSSRVGEALRTLRETMPGNSAAARDYRASREDLPHPIAQIEAILAPLQSPEKRELLQLLRGLPDYEYSPD from the coding sequence ATGGACCACATCAGAACAAGCTGCGCACTCCTGCTTTTGCTTGCGACTGCAAGCGCCCTGCTGGCCGAAGAAATGGTCGTTACCGCCAGCGAACTTCGACTGCGCCGCTTGCCAGATCAAAACGCCGCAGTTGTCGGCCGCCTCCATTTTGGCGAAATCGTTCAGTTGCAGGGAGCCCCCGGCCCGGCTGCGACTCTGAGCGGGCGGAGCGGTCGCTGGCGACAGGTGCGCGGCGGATCCGGCGCGGGCTGGGCCTTTGACGCCTATTTGCATTCCCTGCCTCGCGGCGATCGTAGCGCGCAACTGTTGCAACTGGCGGCCAAGCGATTGGGCGATGAGGCTTTGACCTTTAGCGAAGCGAAGGCGGTGTGTGATTTCCTTTCCGCCCAGCGCGCAGTGCGGCGCGGCGATGGGGCGCTACCCTGGGAGTTGGCTTTCTATCAATGTGTAGGACGCACGTCCGCACTGGTCGCCAGCGACGCTGACAGTACCCAGCGGGAGTGGCTGCAGGCCAATGGCGCATTGCTTAGAGAACACGAACTGGCGGGCATCTATGTTCTGAAGAGCGAGCTGCTCTGGGATCGCGCCCGCGCTCTGGGAAGAAAACCGATTGCTGAAGATTTTGCCTGGACTGCCGCCGGCGTTTTGCTGGGCGGAGAGTGCGAGGGATTTCTGGACTGCGACCTATCCGCCTGGATCAATACTTATGGCGAGTTCCTGAAGCGCTATCCGCGTTCGAGCCGCGTTGGCGAAGCCTTGCGTACGTTGCGCGAAACAATGCCAGGCAACTCCGCCGCGGCTCGCGACTACCGCGCCAGCCGCGAAGACCTTCCGCACCCCATTGCACAGATTGAGGCAATCCTTGCGCCGCTGCAGAGTCCCGAAAAACGAGAGCTTCTGCAACTACTGCGCGGACTGCCGGACTATGAGTACTCGCCGGACTGA
- a CDS encoding hemolysin family protein, translating to MTDLILATMLVLVASAACSMTEAALFSASIHRVRQRAEAGSSTARVLLAIRERMDGPITTLVILNNIANILGSLYVGALAAEKLGEAWLGAFSGGLTFLVVLFAEIVPKQLGERYAMPIGMLTARPVQLLTVLFVPAVWLVRLLTSPLRRGAPAPTTDEAEIRMLAHIGHNEGQIEQDESEMIQRVFRLNDTTAKALMTPRVSLTRLDGRETLRKARESILRSQHTRIVVCGESVDDVIGIVRKDDLLAALAADRFEETVASFARDPIFVPGSARADDLLATFRRTRQHLAVVVDEYGGLSGVVTLEDVLEVLTGEIVDETDRVVDLQEEARQRGRRNPGNQQRPEPA from the coding sequence ATGACGGACTTAATTCTGGCCACGATGCTGGTGCTGGTCGCTTCTGCGGCCTGTTCCATGACTGAGGCTGCTCTGTTTTCGGCGTCCATCCACCGCGTGCGTCAGCGTGCCGAAGCCGGGAGCTCCACGGCGCGCGTGTTGCTTGCCATTCGCGAAAGAATGGACGGGCCGATCACCACACTGGTCATTCTCAACAACATTGCTAACATCCTGGGCAGCCTCTATGTGGGCGCGCTGGCAGCAGAGAAACTGGGCGAAGCCTGGCTTGGCGCCTTTTCCGGCGGACTCACATTTCTGGTGGTCCTGTTTGCCGAGATTGTTCCCAAGCAGCTTGGCGAGCGCTATGCCATGCCCATTGGCATGCTGACGGCGCGCCCGGTACAGTTGCTGACCGTGCTGTTTGTTCCAGCCGTGTGGCTGGTGCGTTTGTTGACCTCGCCGCTGAGGCGCGGCGCTCCCGCGCCAACCACCGATGAAGCCGAAATTCGCATGCTGGCGCACATCGGCCACAACGAAGGTCAGATCGAGCAGGACGAGTCGGAGATGATCCAGCGCGTCTTTCGTTTGAATGACACAACGGCCAAGGCCCTGATGACCCCGCGCGTCAGTCTGACGCGACTGGATGGCCGCGAAACATTGCGTAAAGCCCGCGAGTCGATCCTGCGTTCTCAACACACGCGCATCGTTGTCTGCGGGGAATCAGTGGACGATGTGATTGGCATTGTTCGCAAGGACGACCTTCTGGCGGCGCTGGCCGCCGATCGTTTTGAAGAGACGGTCGCCAGCTTTGCGCGCGATCCAATCTTCGTTCCAGGCAGCGCGCGCGCCGATGACCTGCTGGCTACCTTTCGGCGTACGCGGCAGCATCTGGCGGTGGTAGTCGACGAATATGGCGGACTTTCCGGCGTGGTGACGCTGGAGGACGTGCTGGAAGTGCTGACCGGCGAGATCGTCGACGAAACAGATCGTGTCGTCGACTTACAAGAAGAAGCGCGCCAACGGGGCCGCCGCAATCCGGGAAATCAACAGCGGCCGGAGCCGGCCTGA
- a CDS encoding DUF2330 domain-containing protein: protein MAAAVALALAGLIYSPEIAAFCGFYVGRADARLFNRASRVVLARSGDRTVLTMASDFEGPLTEFALVTPVPVVLRRDQIHVGESAALDRIDAFTAPRLVEYFDGNPCETISYHDVVRSQNAEGVGGGNRVQPTAGQGVRIEARYTVGEYDILILSAEDSGGLLSWLSQNGYRLPPGAEPVLQSYIRQNLRFFVARVNLEEQSRTGYRYLRPIQIAFESPRFMLPVRLGTVNANGAQELFVYALSPRGRIESVNYRTARIPSDAQVPEYIKDEFANFYRDMFTRSAEREGLSAIFLEYAWDMGWCDPCAADPLSASELLQLGAFWAGTPGAASTFVTRMHIRYTGESFPSDIVFQETSDRGNFQGRYIMRHAYNGPAECAAGKEYRRSLPARHEQEAQSLAALTGWSIDSIRARMGQNGPPPERAWWQRVFQD, encoded by the coding sequence ATGGCAGCTGCAGTCGCGCTGGCTTTGGCCGGCCTGATCTACAGCCCGGAGATCGCGGCATTTTGCGGCTTTTACGTGGGTCGCGCCGACGCGCGCCTGTTCAATCGAGCCAGTCGCGTCGTTCTGGCGCGCAGCGGCGATCGCACCGTATTGACCATGGCCAGCGACTTTGAGGGTCCGCTTACGGAATTTGCGCTGGTAACGCCCGTTCCCGTGGTTCTGCGGCGCGACCAGATTCACGTGGGCGAAAGCGCGGCCCTGGATCGCATTGATGCCTTTACAGCGCCGCGGCTGGTGGAATACTTCGACGGCAATCCCTGCGAGACGATTAGCTACCACGATGTGGTCCGGTCCCAGAATGCGGAGGGCGTTGGCGGAGGCAATCGGGTGCAACCGACAGCCGGGCAGGGCGTGCGCATTGAAGCGCGCTACACAGTTGGCGAATACGATATACTGATACTATCAGCGGAAGATAGCGGCGGTCTGTTGAGCTGGCTGTCGCAGAACGGCTATCGCTTGCCCCCTGGCGCCGAACCTGTGCTGCAATCCTATATTCGGCAGAATCTGCGCTTTTTTGTGGCGCGCGTTAACCTGGAGGAACAATCGCGCACGGGCTATCGATACCTGCGTCCAATCCAGATTGCATTTGAATCGCCGCGTTTCATGCTCCCCGTGCGACTGGGTACGGTCAATGCGAACGGAGCTCAAGAACTCTTTGTCTACGCGCTCTCCCCCAGGGGCCGCATCGAATCGGTCAACTATCGAACGGCGCGCATTCCCAGCGATGCGCAGGTTCCAGAGTACATCAAGGACGAGTTCGCCAACTTTTATCGCGATATGTTCACTCGTTCCGCTGAGCGCGAGGGTTTGAGCGCCATCTTCCTGGAGTACGCATGGGATATGGGTTGGTGCGATCCTTGCGCAGCTGATCCGCTTTCGGCGTCGGAATTGCTGCAGCTGGGCGCCTTCTGGGCGGGAACCCCCGGCGCCGCTTCGACCTTTGTTACACGCATGCACATACGCTATACTGGCGAAAGCTTTCCATCGGACATCGTCTTTCAAGAAACGAGCGATCGAGGAAATTTTCAGGGCCGCTACATCATGCGTCACGCTTACAATGGTCCGGCCGAATGCGCCGCCGGCAAGGAATACCGACGCAGTTTGCCGGCGCGCCATGAGCAGGAGGCGCAATCGCTGGCGGCGCTCACTGGCTGGTCCATTGATAGCATTAGGGCGCGCATGGGTCAGAATGGCCCGCCGCCAGAGCGCGCCTGGTGGCAGCGCGTATTTCAGGATTGA
- a CDS encoding AI-2E family transporter codes for MNTSTRVYWLLGLLAALLLLGWLLFALADVLFPVFFSLIVAYLLNPAISWLQRRGIPRSIGILIILLAFAAFVSAFAVFLYPSIRYQVQRLADTMPQLSDRLQNQGLPWLRDTFGFVLPEDVSSAVARYGENLKEALPAILNRAGAWLLSAVTTTGAVISSLLNIVLIPLFLFYFLRDFDRMRSALTPLIPPAYRELVLSRLRAMDEVVGQWFRGQLQVAGILAVLYSAGFGLVFHLAGLQANTGIAVGILTGCLSVAPYVGAITGSVLSVLFALLDWHGPGALVGIAIVFAIVQVTEGYVLTPRIVGEKLGLSQATVIIALLAGGSLGGLPGVLFALPVTGALKILGADLLSWYTRSPFYAAVPAASEAKQSAPRFPERRKIRSARRSRGARA; via the coding sequence ATGAACACTTCGACCCGAGTCTACTGGTTGCTTGGACTGCTGGCAGCGCTGCTCCTGCTTGGCTGGCTGCTCTTCGCGCTGGCCGATGTATTATTCCCCGTTTTTTTCAGCTTGATTGTCGCCTACCTGCTCAATCCAGCGATCAGCTGGCTGCAGCGTCGAGGAATACCGCGCTCGATTGGAATTCTCATCATTCTCCTGGCCTTCGCCGCCTTTGTTTCCGCATTTGCCGTCTTTCTTTATCCCAGCATTCGATACCAGGTGCAGAGGCTGGCCGATACGATGCCGCAGCTGAGCGATCGTCTGCAGAATCAAGGGCTGCCCTGGCTTCGCGATACCTTTGGCTTTGTCTTACCCGAGGACGTTTCCAGCGCCGTCGCCCGTTACGGCGAAAACCTCAAGGAAGCCTTGCCGGCGATTCTCAATCGAGCTGGCGCCTGGCTGTTGAGCGCCGTGACCACGACCGGCGCCGTCATCTCCAGTCTGCTGAACATTGTCTTGATTCCGCTCTTTCTCTTCTACTTTCTTCGCGACTTCGATCGCATGCGCAGCGCGCTGACGCCGCTCATTCCACCCGCCTACCGCGAGCTCGTACTCAGCAGACTGCGGGCGATGGATGAAGTTGTGGGCCAATGGTTTCGCGGACAGTTGCAGGTTGCCGGCATCCTGGCTGTCCTTTACAGCGCTGGCTTCGGGCTGGTTTTTCACCTGGCCGGGTTGCAGGCGAATACAGGCATAGCTGTAGGAATTTTGACGGGCTGCTTGAGCGTCGCACCTTACGTCGGCGCCATTACCGGCAGCGTACTGTCCGTGCTCTTTGCGCTGCTGGACTGGCATGGACCTGGGGCCTTAGTAGGCATTGCAATAGTATTTGCGATTGTGCAGGTTACAGAAGGCTATGTGCTCACGCCGCGGATCGTTGGCGAAAAGCTAGGCCTCAGCCAGGCCACAGTGATCATCGCGCTACTGGCCGGAGGGAGCCTCGGCGGCTTGCCGGGCGTACTATTTGCACTGCCAGTTACCGGGGCGCTGAAGATACTGGGCGCCGATCTGCTATCCTGGTACACTCGCTCCCCGTTCTATGCAGCTGTTCCGGCAGCGTCAGAGGCGAAACAAAGCGCGCCCCGATTTCCGGAGCGGCGCAAGATTCGCTCCGCCCGACGATCCAGAGGCGCCAGAGCCTGA